The genomic stretch TGGGTTTTATGGTTCTTGACGCCATGGCCAAAAGGCTTGCCCTTAAGGGGTGGGAGGAGTTCTGTCAGGCTCTGGTCTTAAAGTCAGAGAAGCTCTCTCTGGCCAAACCTCAGACCTTTATGAACCTATCCGGTCAATCGGTATCTTGCCTGGCCAGACAGTGGCAACTCTTTCCGGAAGAGATCCTGCTTGTCCATGATGATCTGGATCTGCCTTTAGGGCGGATTAAGATCGTCCGCTCCGGGGGCTCCGGTGGCCACCGGGGAGTAGCTTCGGTGATTGAACATCTGGGAAGCAGGAATTTTCCTCGAATTAAGGTCGGCATTGGCCGGCCAGGGCCGGGAAAATCGGTCTCGGATTATGTGCTCTCTCCCTTTGAAGAGCAGGAGCTTAAGGTCGTGGCGGAGATAATTGAAAAGGCCGCCGAGGCCATAGAGACCATTGTCGAATCTGGCCTGGAGCGGGCCATGAACATTTTCAATGCCTTGAGACCAGCTTGCTCCCTTTAGGGGCCTGTGTTACCAATGGGGTATCAATAGATTGACGGGGCGTAGCGCAGCTTGGCAGCGCGCCTGCCTTGGGAGCAGGAGGTCGGCGGTTCAAATCCGCCCGCCCCGACCAGAGGTCTGAATATTGCATATCTTATGATGGAGTGTTAAATTTTTAGGGTCATAGTGGAGGTGAGCGTAGCTCAACGGGACAGAGCACCGGACTGTGGCTCCGGAGGTTGAGGGTTCAAGTCCCTCCGCTCACCCCACTTTTTTTATCCCCAACCGCCGGAAAGATCTCTATCACTTCTCCAACCTTAAGGACTCCCCCCTCTAAAAATCTTAAAATCAATTGATTAGCCAGCTCACCTGTTAGGCACCTCACTTAAAGAAAAATCCCCACGAGGATTGCCCATTAGTTAACTGGCTCGCCTAGCGGCTGCTACCAACAAAAATGTTTTCTTATCTTATCTGTCAATTTTGTTTTTATTTAGATAAAAACTTGCTTGCTATCATTTTCACATTATTATCAGATATATCCATCTAGGAGGCTTATAAGTGAAAAAATTCCAAAAAATGATTAATTTTGCTTATTTTCTTGACATATTCTTAAAAGTCCATTAAAAACATTTGTATCTAATATTGTCAGCTAATGATCAAAATATCTTTGGATACAAAGACAGGGATTCCCTCTTTAATAAATTATTAAATCTGAGGAGGAAGTATGGCTGAGACTAAGGTTGTCTATAGTATCTGCGGTATGTGTGCTGTCCGCTGTCCAATAATGGTAGAGGTAGAGGACGGTAAGGTAACCTGGATATCGGGCAACCCTCATGATGCCGGAATCGGCACCGGACTTTGCGCCAAAGGAGTTGCCGGTCGTTCCGTCCTCTACGATACCGAAAGGCCACTTTCTCCTATGATT from Thermosulfuriphilus ammonigenes encodes the following:
- the pth gene encoding aminoacyl-tRNA hydrolase; protein product: MWLVVGLGNPGPAYQITRHNVGFMVLDAMAKRLALKGWEEFCQALVLKSEKLSLAKPQTFMNLSGQSVSCLARQWQLFPEEILLVHDDLDLPLGRIKIVRSGGSGGHRGVASVIEHLGSRNFPRIKVGIGRPGPGKSVSDYVLSPFEEQELKVVAEIIEKAAEAIETIVESGLERAMNIFNALRPACSL